TCCAAGTCAAACTTTTCCTGCTTTATTTTATTTAGCTAGTGAACCGTCAAGATATTGTTTCAACTTAGCATTTAATTTTGGGTAAATACGCTTTCTAAACCACTCTTCATTAGATGCTGCCACTGCATCATCTAACTTGAACCACGCTACTTCACTATTTTCGTCTGGTTTATTAATAAGGGGTTCATTCTCATCAGCCTCTAATAAGTAAGTGACATTTAAGTGAAGATGTGAAGGTTCATATAGCCCCTTTTTTTCATGACCATCAACCGTTAAAACTTCAATAGAAAAAATTTCATTCGTAACGGCTTTAACGTTTTTCAACCCACTCTCTTCTTGGACTTCTTTAATAGCCACTTCTAGTAAATTTTTATTACCATCCGCATGACCACCTAACCACGCCCATGAATCATATAGATTATGATATGCCATTAAGACTTTGTCCCGACCTTGATTCACAACCCACGCAGACGCTGTAAAGTGCGCACACTTATTAATTCTAGTAAATAAGTGTTCTTGTGTTTCCATCAAATCTAACATCAATTTCTTATCAGCTGCTTCTTGTTGATTAACTGCTACGTAACGACTTAAGTTTGCTTTTAGATCCACATATCCCCCTCCTCAAACATAGGTTTATTATATCACAACTAAGTTGCTATCATTGCCTCATTGGACATTAACTATTATAATTTATTAGGAGGTAATTTATATGAAAAAACTATTCAAAGGACTTTTAATAGTAATTAGTTTCATCCTATTAATCGCTATTTGCTATATTAGTTATCTATTTCTAGACTATAAACGTTTACCAGACAACTTAGCACTTGAGGTTGTCAATCAGACTAAATTAGCAACACCTGAGTCAAAAAACCACTATCAAGTCACGAGTTTTAATATTGGTTATGCAGCCTATCCCGATGATTATTCGTTTTTTATAGACGGAGGTAAGTATTCCCGCGCCTACGACAAACAAACTGTGTTAAACAATCTCGATGGTATTATTTCCAATCTGAAAGCTTTAGATTCGGATATCATTATGCTACAAGAAGTCGATACTAAGGGTCATCGTTCGAAGAATGTCCAGGAGGTTGATTATTTAGCGACTAATCTCAACCAATATCACTATGTTTTTGGACAAAATTATGATTCAAGTTATCTATTTTATCCGATAACGCAACCAATTGGAGCAGCAACTTCAGGATTACTGTCTTTAAGTAAATACCCTATTGAAAAAAGCACGCGCTATACCTTACCAATTGAAACCGACATTAATAAATTTTTTGATTTAGACCGGGCTTTTACAGTATCAGAAACAACGCTAGATGGACATCCATTAACATTTATAAACGTCCATCTTTCAGCTTTCACTAAAGATAAAAATATCTTAGAGAACCAAATCAAACGCCTGAGTTCTTTTATGACTCAGGCCTACAAGGACGGTAACAGCGTGATTGTGGCAGGTGATTTTAATCACGACATGTTAGGGAACAGTCCTGAAGTGTTTAATACCGATAGATTGGTTAGAACCTGGACACATCCATTCCCCGAAGATCTGCTACCAGAACATTTTTCTATCCCTAAAGGAAACTTAGCGTCTGACAAAGTCCCATCAGTTCGCTCTAATGGTGAACCTTACGAACCGGGAAAATCCTTCGTCTCAATCGTTGATGGTTTTATCGTCTCTGATGATATAGTAGTGGAAGATCTTTCTGTCCACAACATTGACTTCAAATATTCAGATCATCAACCGATTACTTTAACTTTTAATATTAGCAAATAAACAACGCTATCTAAGGATTATCGTTGTAACTCATTGATTGTAAAACAATAAAAAGACTGGAGCTCTTGAGTTCCAGTCTTTTTATGATTATTTTTTCGTTGAATCTTTTATCTTGAATCCGTGTGGCAAGATGATTTGTTTTTCTTCAACTTCTTCTTTGTTCATTAACTTAGTCAACAAACGCATTGACACTGCACCGATATCATATAAAGGTTGGCTAGTTGTTGTAATTTTCGGACGAGCCACTTCTGTTAAGAACGTGTTATTAGACGTTACTATTTCGAATTCTTCGGGCACTTTAATACCGCGGTCTTGAATAGCATTTAAAATCCCTAAAGCTAAAACATCTTGCGTTACAATCGCTGATGTTGCCCCACTATTGATAATTCTTTCAGCCAAATCTTCTACAATTTTATGGTCATAAACCGTTTCAAAAACCAATCCTTCTTTATAAGGCAAGTTAGCTTCTTTTAACGCTTCTTTATAACCATTCAAACGTTGTTTACCATTAATTGGATCTAATAACGATCCTGTTACTAAGGCAATTTCTTTGTTACCGTTTTTAGCTAACAATTCAGTTGCTTCTTTACAAGCTTTAGCATAGTCAATGTTTACCGATCCTACTTGTTGGTCAGGGTCTATAGCTCCTGCTAATACAACTGGTGTTTTAGAACGTGAAAATTCCGCTCTTAATTCATCCGTAATGTGGTAACCCATAAAGACGATACCATCTACTTGTTTTGATAATAACGTGTTCAACACGTTGACTTCTTTTTCCGTTTGGCCATCAGAACTTGCTAAAATGATGTTGTATTTGTACATTGTCGCAACATCATCGATACCACGCGCTAATGCTGAGAAATAAGCATTACTAATATCGGGAATGATTACACCAACTGTTGTAGTTTTTTTACTTGCTAGACCACGAGCAACAGCGTTTGGACGGTAATCTAGACGGTCAATAACCTCTAGCACTTTCTTACGCGTAACCGGTTTAACATTTGGGTTACCATTAACGACACGTGATACAGTTGCCATTGAAACATTCGCTTCGCGTGCAACATCATAAATTGTAATAGTTTGTTTTTCCATAATTTCCTCCATTATTTTATCTAGAAATTCATTTTTTAGTAGTCATCATTAGAATAGCAAATGTAAGCACTTTATGCAAGCGTTTTAATGACGTGTTTCTCAAATGATTTTCATACGCCACTTCACTCGATTCATATAGCACAAAGGTTTATATATACTTTTGTAAATTTTCAACTTTTTTCATTATATGAATAAATCAACGATTTGTAAACCGTTTTGAAAGAAAAAAGCACCTTTTCAGGCGCTTTTTTTACTTAATCGATTTTTTCAAAGCCTCTAAGTTGTTTTCCATGATAGAAAAATAATCTTCGCCGGCCTTAACATCTTTAGTTGAGACTGTTTCTAATGTCGATAACGTTAAAATTTCGGCACCTGTTGCTTTGGCAATTGTATCGGCATATTTACTTGAGCCTGATTGTTCAATGTAAATATATTTGACCTGTTCCTCTTTAACAAAATCCTGCAAAGCTGCTAATTGTTTTGGACTAGGCTCAACATCAGGTGTTAAACCTGAAATGGAGACTTGATGTAAGCCGTATTCATTAGCTAAGTAACCAAAAGCTGCATGTTGTGTGACGAATGTTTTGTTTTGAGCATCCTTGAACGCCTCTTTAAATTCACCATCTAGATTGGTTAATTTTTCAACAAATTGGTTATAATTTTTCTCATAGTTAGTCTTATTTGGTGCATCTATTTCAGTAATACCTGATAAAATGTTTTTAGCTTGTTGTTCAGCCAATAGAGGACTTAACCATACGTGAGGATCTAACTCATGATTGTGACCCGCATGATCTTCGGCTTCCTCTTCGTCATGCTCAGGTGTTTCTGCTTCATGATCATGCCCATCGTGTTCATCATGTTCATCTGCTTCATGGTCATGTTCATCTGCTTCATGGTCATGTTCATCACCTTCTTCATTCGCTAAGAGCTCAATCCCTGCAGAAGCTTCAATTACTTTGGTCTTCTTGGTATCGATATTAGCTAGGACTGAAGATACCCAGGTTTCCATTTCATTTGAACTATACACAAACACATCAGCTGATTGAATTTTAGCAATGTCTTTGGCACTCGGTTCATAATCGTGAGGCTCAACTTCACCAGTAACCAACATACTAACTTCGCCATTGTCCCCAACAATTTTTGTAGTAAAATCATAAACAGGATAAAACGTTGTGACTACTTTAATCCCATCATTTGCTTCGTTACTTTTTTCTGTTTTCGCACACGCGCCTAACGTCATCAGAACAGACATAGTTATCAGTGCTTTAAATAGTTTTTTCATACCTTCCTCCTACAAATCGTAATCATTACTATTTACATTATACACGAGCAAATTTATTCCGCAACAAAAAAAGTATCCAAAACGGATACTTTTTTCTATTATTACTTCTTACGACCATTAAATGCATCTTTTACTTTATCAAAGAAGCCTTCTTCTTGAGGGCTAACCACTTCATCGCCACTTGCTTCAGCAAAGTCTTTTAATGCTCGTTTTTGAGCGTCATTTAAGTTCTTAGGCGTTACTAACTTCACGATGACATGTTGGTCTCCATTACCAGTTCCACGCAATCTAGGTGCTCCTTTGCCTCTTAAGCGGAAAGTCGTACCTGTTTGTGTACCTGCAGGAATTTTCAATTTAACGTCTCCATGAACAGTTGGCACTTCTATTTCAGTTCCTAATGCAACTTGAACAAAATTCACTGGTAGTTCATAGAAGATATCTGCCCCTTCACGTTCAAAAATTGGGCTTTCTTCAACACGGAAAACAACATATAAATCACCATAAGGTCCACCGTTAATCCCTGCTTCTCCTTGGCCACTTAGACGCATTTGTTGTCCATCTTCTACACCAGCTGGTACATTAACTTTTACCTTGTGAGTTTCATTAACTTTACCAGTACCGTGACAGTCCGTACATTTATCTTTAATTGTTTGACCTTTTCCTTGACAGTCTGGACACACTTGACGGCTCATCACACGACCAAGTGGTGTTTGACGTTCAACGTTAATAGTTCCTTGTCCATGACAACGCGCACACGTTTCCGGATGAGTACCAGGTTTAGCCCCGCTACCAGAACAAGTTTTACATGATTCTTCGCGTTTATAACTAATATCTTTTTCAGTACCAAAAATCGCTTCTTCAAACGTTAAATTCACACTATATTGTAAGTCAGAACCTTGACGAGGTGCATTTGGATTACTTGAGCGTCCACCGCCTCCAAAGAATGATTCAAAAATATCCTCGAAGCCGCCAAAACCGCCTCCTCCAAAACCTTCAAATCCACCACCAAAGCCGCCACCTGCACCAAAGTTAGGATCAGTTGACGCATGACCATATTGATCGTAAGCAGCACGTTTTTGCGCATCGCTTAGGACTTCATAAGCTTCCGCTACCTCTTTAAACTTTTCGTCAGCATCTGCTTCTTTATTAATATCTGGATGATATTTTTTTGATAATTTTCGATAGGCTTTTTTAATCTCATCGTCTGAAGCATCTTTCGATACCCCTAGCACTTCATAATAATCTCTTTTTGCCATGGGTTTACCTCCACACTTCTCTAGTTTCAATGCTTTCTTATCATATCATATTATTAATAATTGGCAAACCGTCCGATTATTAATAATATGACATTAGAAAAGCCAACTACCCTAAGGTTGCTGGCTTTTCAATTTGATTAGTCTTTGTTTACTTCTTCGAAGTCACCATCAACGATATCATCTGCTGATCCTTGTGCTTCGCCAGCACCTTCAGCTGCTTGTTGAGCCGCTGCTGCTTGTTCATATAATTTAACTGTTAAGTTTTGCACGATTTCATTTAATGCATCACGTTTAGTTTTCATAGCTTCTAAATCGTTCGCTTCAACGGCTGCTTTTAATTCGTCACGTGCTGCTTCAGCTTGTTTCACTTCAGCTTCATCCACTTTACCTTCTAAATCAGCTAATGTTTTATCAACTGAGAATAATAAAGCATCCACATCGTTACGTAAGTCAGCTTCTTCTTTACGTGCTTTATCTGCTTCAGCGTTTGCTTCAGCATCTTTCACCATTTTTTCAATTTCTTCATCTGATAAGCCTGAAGAAGATTTGATTGTGATTTTTTGTTCTTTTTGAGTTCCTAAGTCTTTCGCACTAACATTTACGATACCGTCTTTGTCGATGTCAAATGTTACTTCGATTTGAGGAACACCACGTGGAGCTGGTGGAATATCTGTTAATTGGAAGCGTCCTAATGTTTTGTTGTCCGCTGCCATTGGACGTTCACCTTGTAACACGTGAATATCTACGGCTGGTTGGTTGTCTGCTGCTGTAGAGAATACTTGAGATTTGCTTGTTGGGATTGTTGTGTTACGGTCGATTAATTTAGTGAAGACCGCACCCATTGTTTCGATACCTAATGATAATGGTGTAACATCTAATAATACAACGTCTTTCACATCACCAGCAATAACCCCACCTTGAATTGCAGCACCCATTGCGACTACTTCATCCGGGTTAACTGATTTGTTAGGTGTTTTGTTTGTTTCTTTTTGGACAGCCTCAACAACTGCAGGAATACGTGTTGAACCACCAACTAAGATTACTTCGTCAATTTCAGAAGCTGATAAACCAGCGTCTTTTAAGGCTTGACGTACAGGTAATTTAGTACGTTCTACTAAGTCAGCTGTTAACTCATCAAATTTCGCACGAGTTAAGGTCATTTCCATATGTAATGGACCTGCAGCTCCAGCAGTGATGAATGGTAAGCTAATTTGAGTGCTTGTCACACCTGATAAGTCTTTTTTAGCTTTTTCAGCAGCATCTTTCAAACGTTGTACAGCCATTTTATCTTGAGATAAATCAATACCGTTTTCTTTTTTGAATTCTTCTACTAAGTAGTTCATGATTTTGTTATCAAAGTCATCCCCACCTAAGTTATTGTCACCCGCTGTTGACAATACATCGAATACGCCATCTCCTAATTCAAGGATAGACACGTCAAACGTACCACCACCAAGGTCAAATACTAAAACTTTTTCTTCTTTATCTGTTTTATCTAAACCGTAAGCTAATGCAGCTGCAGTTGGTTCGTTAACGATACGTTCTACTTCTAAACCAGCGATTTTACCAGCGTCTTTAGTTGCTTGACGTTGTGAGTCGTTGAAGTATGCTGGAACAGTGATAACTGCTTTTGTTACTTTTTCGCCTAGGTATTCTTCAGCAAAACCTTTTAAGTATTGTAAAGTCATCGCTGAAATTTCTTGAGGTGTGTAAGATTTACCATCGATGTCTACTTTGTAACCAGCTTCACCCATATGACGTTTGATTGAAGCGATTGTGTTAGGGTTAGTAACTGCTTGACGTTTCGCTACTTCACCTACTTGAATTTCACCATCTTTGAAAGATACTACAGATGGTGTTGTACGGTTACCTTCTGGATTTGGAATAATTTTAGCTTCTCCGCCTTCTAATACAGCTACCGCAGAGTTAGTAGTTCCTAAGTCAATACCGATAATTTTACTCATATTAAATCGTCTCCCTTAATTTTTCTAATTTATTATTACTGTGCTACGATAACCATTGTTGGACGTAACACACGATCATGCAATTTGTATCCTTTTTGAAGTTCATGAATCACTTCATCAGGTGCTTGCCCTTCTGAAACAGGCATTGTTTGAACGGCTTGATGTAAGTTTGGATCAAAGGTTTCTCCAAGTGCTGAAATGACTTCTACGCCTGATGCATTAAGTGCATTTAGTAAGCTATCTCTTACCATTTCAACTCCTTTTTTAAGGTTTTCACCATTTTCATCTGTTACTTCCGTTTCAAGCGCACGTTCTAAGTTGTCGATAGCAGGTAATAATTCTTTTGCTAAATCTTGTGAACGGTAGCGTGCAGCTAATTCACGTTCTTTTTGATTACGATTTCGCATATTAATCATTTCTGCTTGAACGCGTAGTAATTGGTCTTCTAATTCGTTGACCTTTACTTCAAGTTCTTCTTCCTTAGACACTTCGATTACTTCTTCAACTTCGGCTCCTGTTTCTTCAGTCGCTTCTTGAGTTGTTTCAGTTGTAGCTTGTTCTTCTTGAAGCATTTCTTCCTTCATTTCTTCTGACAACTGCCTCACCCTTTCTTTTATGAATCCAATAAGCGATAGTAGTCGCTTAAATAATTCGCTAATTCTTTTCTGTAAGTATCCATTAATGTAAAAATTTCTGAATAGGCCATGTTTGTAGGCCCGATAATGGCAATCGTACCGTTACCGTATTCACTAATTTCATAGGAAGCCGTAATCATGCTCATATTAGATAAGAGTTCATTATCATTTTCTGAGCCAATTCGAAATTCAATACCTTCATTCGGCGCTGAAATCATGTTTGACAACAACTCTTGATTATCCATTAATGAATAAAATGATTTAATTTGATGAACGTCTGAAATCATTTGGTTATCCAAAAGATTCATTTGACCACTAATATACACTTTGTCTTTAAACGTACTTGCTAAAATTGTATCAAAAACATCCATCACTCCTCTTGTTGTGACAAAATATTTTTGTAAAATCATAGGGATTTCCGTTCTTAGTTTGTTGTATACCGTGACTAATTGTTCACCGACTAATTTTTCATTGGCGATAGAAACAATAGTTTCAATATCGCTATAAGCAAGATGTTCTGGCATTTTAAATACTCGACTTTCAACGTTCCCTTTATCTGTAATGATAATGGCCACTAATTGTTGCTTGTTTAGTGGGATAACCCTAAAACCTGTCAAACGACGGCTAGTCATTTCAGGTCCTAACGATATCGCCGTATAGTTGGTCAATTGAGATAAAAAATCCGCTGAATGCGCCATAATATCATTTAATGCCGTGTATTCCTGATCAAACGATTGACGAATTCTAGTAATATCTTCTTGCTTCATTTGTGATGGTTGTAATAGATGATCCACATAGAACCGATACCCCTTCAATGAAGGTACACGACCAGCTGATGTATGAGGCTTCTCTATCAACCCTTGATTTTCAAGAACTACCAAATCATTCCGAATCGTTGCTGAGCTGGCTTTAATACCCGCGTTCATCAATGTCTTCGATCCGATTGGTTCTCCCGTTTCAGTATTTAACTGAATGACTAATCGCAAAATATCTAATTGTCGTTGTGATAACATTCTATTCACCTCTCTTTAGCACTCGGAACTCATAAGTGCTAATCACAATACTTAGTATATCAGTAAACATAGGGGTTGTCAATGGAAAAACACCATTTTTTAGCACTCGTTACAAAAGAGTGCTAAAAACAACAAAATCCCTTACAAATCAAGGAATTATAATAATTTTAATCAAAAAAATGTGTATCGCCTAGCTTAGCAATACACACTTTTTCGATATTTAATTAACATTTCGTTTAATCTAATCAATTAAAAACTTCTCAAATACTTCATTACCTAAAATTAAACCATGTTTGGTTAAAGCGATATGATCGTCTTTGAGTTGAATCAAGTCTTGCGCCTCAAGCTGAGGTAAAATCTTGCCGTAAACATCATAAAAGTCACGTCCAAACTTACGATTGAACTCTGTAATCGAAACACCTTTCAATTTACGTAGACCTAAGAACATTTGCTCTTCCATCACATTTTTAGTTGTTAACTCTTCTGTTTCACGGATTGGCAATCGATCTTCTCTTAAAGGTTTCAAATAATGTTGAATCGGGCCCTGGTTTTTATAACGCGTTTGATTCAAGTAACCACTTGCCCCCGCACCTAAACCATAATAATGCTCATTATTCCAGTAGACTAAATTATGTTGACTTTGTTTACCTGGAGCTGAAAAATTACTAATTTCATATTGTTTTTTACCATGTTTT
This is a stretch of genomic DNA from Vagococcus zengguangii. It encodes these proteins:
- a CDS encoding NUDIX hydrolase, yielding MDLKANLSRYVAVNQQEAADKKLMLDLMETQEHLFTRINKCAHFTASAWVVNQGRDKVLMAYHNLYDSWAWLGGHADGNKNLLEVAIKEVQEESGLKNVKAVTNEIFSIEVLTVDGHEKKGLYEPSHLHLNVTYLLEADENEPLINKPDENSEVAWFKLDDAVAASNEEWFRKRIYPKLNAKLKQYLDGSLAK
- a CDS encoding endonuclease/exonuclease/phosphatase family protein, giving the protein MKKLFKGLLIVISFILLIAICYISYLFLDYKRLPDNLALEVVNQTKLATPESKNHYQVTSFNIGYAAYPDDYSFFIDGGKYSRAYDKQTVLNNLDGIISNLKALDSDIIMLQEVDTKGHRSKNVQEVDYLATNLNQYHYVFGQNYDSSYLFYPITQPIGAATSGLLSLSKYPIEKSTRYTLPIETDINKFFDLDRAFTVSETTLDGHPLTFINVHLSAFTKDKNILENQIKRLSSFMTQAYKDGNSVIVAGDFNHDMLGNSPEVFNTDRLVRTWTHPFPEDLLPEHFSIPKGNLASDKVPSVRSNGEPYEPGKSFVSIVDGFIVSDDIVVEDLSVHNIDFKYSDHQPITLTFNISK
- the ccpA gene encoding catabolite control protein A translates to MEKQTITIYDVAREANVSMATVSRVVNGNPNVKPVTRKKVLEVIDRLDYRPNAVARGLASKKTTTVGVIIPDISNAYFSALARGIDDVATMYKYNIILASSDGQTEKEVNVLNTLLSKQVDGIVFMGYHITDELRAEFSRSKTPVVLAGAIDPDQQVGSVNIDYAKACKEATELLAKNGNKEIALVTGSLLDPINGKQRLNGYKEALKEANLPYKEGLVFETVYDHKIVEDLAERIINSGATSAIVTQDVLALGILNAIQDRGIKVPEEFEIVTSNNTFLTEVARPKITTTSQPLYDIGAVSMRLLTKLMNKEEVEEKQIILPHGFKIKDSTKK
- a CDS encoding metal ABC transporter substrate-binding protein — translated: MKKLFKALITMSVLMTLGACAKTEKSNEANDGIKVVTTFYPVYDFTTKIVGDNGEVSMLVTGEVEPHDYEPSAKDIAKIQSADVFVYSSNEMETWVSSVLANIDTKKTKVIEASAGIELLANEEGDEHDHEADEHDHEADEHDEHDGHDHEAETPEHDEEEAEDHAGHNHELDPHVWLSPLLAEQQAKNILSGITEIDAPNKTNYEKNYNQFVEKLTNLDGEFKEAFKDAQNKTFVTQHAAFGYLANEYGLHQVSISGLTPDVEPSPKQLAALQDFVKEEQVKYIYIEQSGSSKYADTIAKATGAEILTLSTLETVSTKDVKAGEDYFSIMENNLEALKKSIK
- the dnaJ gene encoding molecular chaperone DnaJ, which produces MAKRDYYEVLGVSKDASDDEIKKAYRKLSKKYHPDINKEADADEKFKEVAEAYEVLSDAQKRAAYDQYGHASTDPNFGAGGGFGGGFEGFGGGGFGGFEDIFESFFGGGGRSSNPNAPRQGSDLQYSVNLTFEEAIFGTEKDISYKREESCKTCSGSGAKPGTHPETCARCHGQGTINVERQTPLGRVMSRQVCPDCQGKGQTIKDKCTDCHGTGKVNETHKVKVNVPAGVEDGQQMRLSGQGEAGINGGPYGDLYVVFRVEESPIFEREGADIFYELPVNFVQVALGTEIEVPTVHGDVKLKIPAGTQTGTTFRLRGKGAPRLRGTGNGDQHVIVKLVTPKNLNDAQKRALKDFAEASGDEVVSPQEEGFFDKVKDAFNGRKK
- the dnaK gene encoding molecular chaperone DnaK, with translation MSKIIGIDLGTTNSAVAVLEGGEAKIIPNPEGNRTTPSVVSFKDGEIQVGEVAKRQAVTNPNTIASIKRHMGEAGYKVDIDGKSYTPQEISAMTLQYLKGFAEEYLGEKVTKAVITVPAYFNDSQRQATKDAGKIAGLEVERIVNEPTAAALAYGLDKTDKEEKVLVFDLGGGTFDVSILELGDGVFDVLSTAGDNNLGGDDFDNKIMNYLVEEFKKENGIDLSQDKMAVQRLKDAAEKAKKDLSGVTSTQISLPFITAGAAGPLHMEMTLTRAKFDELTADLVERTKLPVRQALKDAGLSASEIDEVILVGGSTRIPAVVEAVQKETNKTPNKSVNPDEVVAMGAAIQGGVIAGDVKDVVLLDVTPLSLGIETMGAVFTKLIDRNTTIPTSKSQVFSTAADNQPAVDIHVLQGERPMAADNKTLGRFQLTDIPPAPRGVPQIEVTFDIDKDGIVNVSAKDLGTQKEQKITIKSSSGLSDEEIEKMVKDAEANAEADKARKEEADLRNDVDALLFSVDKTLADLEGKVDEAEVKQAEAARDELKAAVEANDLEAMKTKRDALNEIVQNLTVKLYEQAAAAQQAAEGAGEAQGSADDIVDGDFEEVNKD
- the grpE gene encoding nucleotide exchange factor GrpE encodes the protein MKEEMLQEEQATTETTQEATEETGAEVEEVIEVSKEEELEVKVNELEDQLLRVQAEMINMRNRNQKERELAARYRSQDLAKELLPAIDNLERALETEVTDENGENLKKGVEMVRDSLLNALNASGVEVISALGETFDPNLHQAVQTMPVSEGQAPDEVIHELQKGYKLHDRVLRPTMVIVAQ
- the hrcA gene encoding heat-inducible transcriptional repressor HrcA, with product MLSQRQLDILRLVIQLNTETGEPIGSKTLMNAGIKASSATIRNDLVVLENQGLIEKPHTSAGRVPSLKGYRFYVDHLLQPSQMKQEDITRIRQSFDQEYTALNDIMAHSADFLSQLTNYTAISLGPEMTSRRLTGFRVIPLNKQQLVAIIITDKGNVESRVFKMPEHLAYSDIETIVSIANEKLVGEQLVTVYNKLRTEIPMILQKYFVTTRGVMDVFDTILASTFKDKVYISGQMNLLDNQMISDVHQIKSFYSLMDNQELLSNMISAPNEGIEFRIGSENDNELLSNMSMITASYEISEYGNGTIAIIGPTNMAYSEIFTLMDTYRKELANYLSDYYRLLDS